One window of Catellicoccus marimammalium M35/04/3 genomic DNA carries:
- a CDS encoding winged helix-turn-helix transcriptional regulator, protein MYLYKDRGFYNPKDLAISVIGGKWKIPIVWHLLHYEPLRLSELNKYMPQVTQRMLIRQLRELEEDGIIERTVYPVVPPKVEYHLTEIGHDLAPVVDAVCDWGEEFVKKNELEEVDELPPVF, encoded by the coding sequence GGATTTTATAATCCAAAAGATTTAGCAATTTCAGTAATTGGGGGAAAATGGAAAATTCCTATTGTTTGGCATTTATTACATTATGAACCACTACGACTAAGTGAACTAAATAAATATATGCCTCAAGTCACACAACGAATGTTAATTCGTCAATTACGTGAATTAGAAGAAGATGGGATTATTGAACGTACCGTTTATCCTGTTGTTCCACCCAAAGTAGAATATCATTTAACAGAAATTGGGCATGACTTAGCTCCGGTAGTGGATGCGGTTTGTGATTGGGGAGAAGAGTTTGTTAAAAAGAATGAATTGGAAGAAGTAGATGAGCTACCTCCTGTCTTTTAA